In candidate division KSB1 bacterium, a genomic segment contains:
- a CDS encoding nucleotidyltransferase domain-containing protein, translating to MAVKVETIDKRDRIPQEAILDVVEQIKTNFKPDKIILFGSYARGDHRPESDVENSFKQTSYTNFP from the coding sequence ATGGCCGTTAAAGTTGAAACAATCGATAAGCGCGACAGAATTCCGCAAGAGGCTATTTTAGATGTGGTTGAGCAGATTAAAACGAACTTTAAGCCGGATAAGATAATTTTGTTTGGCTCTTATGCTCGGGGGGATCACCGACCGGAAAGTGATGTGGAAAATTCTTTTAAGCAAACGAGTTATACTAACTTTCCATAA